The Arachis hypogaea cultivar Tifrunner chromosome 14, arahy.Tifrunner.gnm2.J5K5, whole genome shotgun sequence genome has a segment encoding these proteins:
- the LOC112740577 gene encoding protein RALF-like 22, translating into MTLVVLVLLVLFSHTHSLSSSSMDLNTSDLNAVSRRVCRKSIVECLAENEMMDSESNRRILAMQQQKRYISYDTLKRDMVPCDRAGASYYNCHARQANPYNRGCEVITACARGVQASHN; encoded by the coding sequence ATGACACttgttgttcttgttcttcttgttctGTTCTCCCACACCCATTCCCTCTCTTCATCTTCTATGGACCTCAACACAAGTGATCTGAATGCGGTTTCCAGAAGGGTATGCAGAAAGAGCATTGTAGAGTGTTTGGCTGAGAATGAAATGATGGATTCAGAGAGTAACAGAAGAATCCTTGCAATGCAGCAGCAAAAGAGGTACATAAGCTATGACACATTGAAAAGAGACATGGTTCCTTGTGATAGAGCTGGTGCTTCTTACTACAATTGTCATGCAAGGCAAGCAAACCCTTATAATAGAGGATGTGAAGTTATTACTGCTTGTGCTAGAGGTGTTCAAGCATCCCACAATTGA
- the LOC112740965 gene encoding glutamate decarboxylase 1 isoform X3 — protein MLTWTSTLPPLNFTCVNMIARLFNAEIGENENAIGTGTVGSSEAIMLAGLAFKKKWQNKLKAQGKPYHKPNIVTGANVQVCWEKFAMYFDVELRKVDVGEGYYVMDPAKAIEMVDENTICVAAILGSTYNGEFEDVKLLNDLLLQQNKKNGWDTPIHVDAASGGFVAPFLYPELEWDFRLPLVKSINVSGHKYGLVYAGIGWVIWRSQEDLPQELIFNINYLGADQPTFTLNFSKGSSQIIAQYYQLVHLGREGYQRVMEKCKENAMVVKQGLEKTGCFNILSKDNGVPLVAFSLKDTSHGDEFKISEMLRRLHGWVVPAYPMPSGAEHVNVLRAVVRAEFSREMAEKLVLDIENVLQELGKLGPKYTPKVTKIKKDIAKRKIIVRESNKHHKVLAA, from the exons ATGTTAACATGGACGAGTACCCTGCCACCACTCAACTTCAC ATGTGTGAACATGATAGCACGTTTGTTCAACGCTGAAATTGGAGAAAATGAGAACGCAATTGGAACAGGAACTGTTGGATCTTCAGAGGCCATAATGCTGGCGGGCCTTGCATTCAAGAAAAAATGGCAGAACAAGCTCAAGGCCCAAGGCAAGCCCTATCATAAGCCCAACATTGTCACTGGTGCCAATGTCCAG GTATGTTGGGAGAAATTTGCAATGTATTTCGATGTAGAGTTGAGAAAAGTGGATGTTGGAGAAGGGTATTATGTGATGGACCCTGCTAAAGCCATTGAAATGGTTGATGAGAACACTATCTGTGTGGCTGCAATCTTGGGTTCAACTTATAATGGCGAATTTGAAGATGTCAAGTTGCTTAACGACCTCTTACtacaacaaaacaagaaaaatgg ATGGGATACACCGATTCATGTTGATGCAGCAAGTGGTGGGTTTGTTGCTCCTTTTCTTTATCCAGAGCTAGAATGGGATTTCAGGCTTCCATTGGTGAAGAGCATAAATGTTAGTGGCCACAAGTATGGTCTTGTTTATGCAGGCATTGGTTGGGTTATTTGGAGAAGTCAAGAGGACTTGCCTCAAGAGCTTATCTTCAATATTAATTACCTTGGAGCAGACCAACCCACCTTTACCCTTAATTTTTCTAAAG GGTCTAGTCAGATTATTGCACAATATTATCAACTAGTTCACCTTGGCAGAGAG GGATACCAAAGAGTAATGGAAAAGTGCAAAGAAAATGCAATGGTGGTGAAACAAGGATTGGAGAAAACAGGGTGCTTTAACATACTCTCAAAGGACAATGGTGTTCCTTTGGTAGCCTTTTCTCTTAAGGACACAAGCCATGGTGACGAGTTCAAGATATCGGAGATGCTACGCCGCCTCCACGGTTGGGTTGTGCCGGCTTATCCAATGCCGTCCGGTGCGGAGCATGTCAATGTGCTCCGCGCGGTGGTTAGAGCCGAGTTTTCGCGCGAGATGGCCGAAAAACTCGTGCTGGACATAGAAAATGTGTTGCAAGAACTTGGGAAGCTTGGTCCCAAGTACACACCAAAAGTGACCAAAATTAAGAAAGACATTGCAAAGAGGAAAATCATTGTCCGAGAATCCAACAAGCATCACAAAGTCTTGGCAGCATAG
- the LOC112740965 gene encoding glutamate decarboxylase 4 isoform X2, whose translation MNFSVLKSATYSTAVVPKPASQSDLFLHSNNHPSRHARAFLPSFNEMPQKSMAKKTAYEKIREELKLDAKPKMNLASFVTTSMEEECNILMMESFNKNYVNMDEYPATTQLHNRCVNMIARLFNAEIGENENAIGTGTVGSSEAIMLAGLAFKKKWQNKLKAQGKPYHKPNIVTGANVQVCWEKFAMYFDVELRKVDVGEGYYVMDPAKAIEMVDENTICVAAILGSTYNGEFEDVKLLNDLLLQQNKKNGWDTPIHVDAASGGFVAPFLYPELEWDFRLPLVKSINVSGHKYGLVYAGIGWVIWRSQEDLPQELIFNINYLGADQPTFTLNFSKGSSQIIAQYYQLVHLGREGYQRVMEKCKENAMVVKQGLEKTGCFNILSKDNGVPLVAFSLKDTSHGDEFKISEMLRRLHGWVVPAYPMPSGAEHVNVLRAVVRAEFSREMAEKLVLDIENVLQELGKLGPKYTPKVTKIKKDIAKRKIIVRESNKHHKVLAA comes from the exons ATGAATTTTTCGGTTCTAAAATCAGCAACATATTCCACAGCGGTTGTTCCAAAACCAGCTTCTCAATCTGATCTCTTTCTTCACTCTAATAACCACCCTTCTCGCCATGCCAGGGCGTTTCTTCCCAG CTTTAATGAGATGCCGCAGAAATCAATGGCGAAGAAGACGGCTTACGAGAAGATAAGGGAGGAGCTGAAACTTGATGCAAAGCCAAAGATGAACTTGGCTTCCTTTGTGACCACGTCAATGGAGGAAGAATGTAACATACTCATGATGGAATCCTTCAACAAGAACTATGTTAACATGGACGAGTACCCTGCCACCACTCAACTTCAC AATAGATGTGTGAACATGATAGCACGTTTGTTCAACGCTGAAATTGGAGAAAATGAGAACGCAATTGGAACAGGAACTGTTGGATCTTCAGAGGCCATAATGCTGGCGGGCCTTGCATTCAAGAAAAAATGGCAGAACAAGCTCAAGGCCCAAGGCAAGCCCTATCATAAGCCCAACATTGTCACTGGTGCCAATGTCCAG GTATGTTGGGAGAAATTTGCAATGTATTTCGATGTAGAGTTGAGAAAAGTGGATGTTGGAGAAGGGTATTATGTGATGGACCCTGCTAAAGCCATTGAAATGGTTGATGAGAACACTATCTGTGTGGCTGCAATCTTGGGTTCAACTTATAATGGCGAATTTGAAGATGTCAAGTTGCTTAACGACCTCTTACtacaacaaaacaagaaaaatgg ATGGGATACACCGATTCATGTTGATGCAGCAAGTGGTGGGTTTGTTGCTCCTTTTCTTTATCCAGAGCTAGAATGGGATTTCAGGCTTCCATTGGTGAAGAGCATAAATGTTAGTGGCCACAAGTATGGTCTTGTTTATGCAGGCATTGGTTGGGTTATTTGGAGAAGTCAAGAGGACTTGCCTCAAGAGCTTATCTTCAATATTAATTACCTTGGAGCAGACCAACCCACCTTTACCCTTAATTTTTCTAAAG GGTCTAGTCAGATTATTGCACAATATTATCAACTAGTTCACCTTGGCAGAGAG GGATACCAAAGAGTAATGGAAAAGTGCAAAGAAAATGCAATGGTGGTGAAACAAGGATTGGAGAAAACAGGGTGCTTTAACATACTCTCAAAGGACAATGGTGTTCCTTTGGTAGCCTTTTCTCTTAAGGACACAAGCCATGGTGACGAGTTCAAGATATCGGAGATGCTACGCCGCCTCCACGGTTGGGTTGTGCCGGCTTATCCAATGCCGTCCGGTGCGGAGCATGTCAATGTGCTCCGCGCGGTGGTTAGAGCCGAGTTTTCGCGCGAGATGGCCGAAAAACTCGTGCTGGACATAGAAAATGTGTTGCAAGAACTTGGGAAGCTTGGTCCCAAGTACACACCAAAAGTGACCAAAATTAAGAAAGACATTGCAAAGAGGAAAATCATTGTCCGAGAATCCAACAAGCATCACAAAGTCTTGGCAGCATAG
- the LOC112740965 gene encoding glutamate decarboxylase 4 isoform X1 — translation MNFSVLKSATYSTAVVPKPASQSDLFLHSNNHPSRHARAFLPRCSFNEMPQKSMAKKTAYEKIREELKLDAKPKMNLASFVTTSMEEECNILMMESFNKNYVNMDEYPATTQLHNRCVNMIARLFNAEIGENENAIGTGTVGSSEAIMLAGLAFKKKWQNKLKAQGKPYHKPNIVTGANVQVCWEKFAMYFDVELRKVDVGEGYYVMDPAKAIEMVDENTICVAAILGSTYNGEFEDVKLLNDLLLQQNKKNGWDTPIHVDAASGGFVAPFLYPELEWDFRLPLVKSINVSGHKYGLVYAGIGWVIWRSQEDLPQELIFNINYLGADQPTFTLNFSKGSSQIIAQYYQLVHLGREGYQRVMEKCKENAMVVKQGLEKTGCFNILSKDNGVPLVAFSLKDTSHGDEFKISEMLRRLHGWVVPAYPMPSGAEHVNVLRAVVRAEFSREMAEKLVLDIENVLQELGKLGPKYTPKVTKIKKDIAKRKIIVRESNKHHKVLAA, via the exons ATGAATTTTTCGGTTCTAAAATCAGCAACATATTCCACAGCGGTTGTTCCAAAACCAGCTTCTCAATCTGATCTCTTTCTTCACTCTAATAACCACCCTTCTCGCCATGCCAGGGCGTTTCTTCCCAG ATGCAGCTTTAATGAGATGCCGCAGAAATCAATGGCGAAGAAGACGGCTTACGAGAAGATAAGGGAGGAGCTGAAACTTGATGCAAAGCCAAAGATGAACTTGGCTTCCTTTGTGACCACGTCAATGGAGGAAGAATGTAACATACTCATGATGGAATCCTTCAACAAGAACTATGTTAACATGGACGAGTACCCTGCCACCACTCAACTTCAC AATAGATGTGTGAACATGATAGCACGTTTGTTCAACGCTGAAATTGGAGAAAATGAGAACGCAATTGGAACAGGAACTGTTGGATCTTCAGAGGCCATAATGCTGGCGGGCCTTGCATTCAAGAAAAAATGGCAGAACAAGCTCAAGGCCCAAGGCAAGCCCTATCATAAGCCCAACATTGTCACTGGTGCCAATGTCCAG GTATGTTGGGAGAAATTTGCAATGTATTTCGATGTAGAGTTGAGAAAAGTGGATGTTGGAGAAGGGTATTATGTGATGGACCCTGCTAAAGCCATTGAAATGGTTGATGAGAACACTATCTGTGTGGCTGCAATCTTGGGTTCAACTTATAATGGCGAATTTGAAGATGTCAAGTTGCTTAACGACCTCTTACtacaacaaaacaagaaaaatgg ATGGGATACACCGATTCATGTTGATGCAGCAAGTGGTGGGTTTGTTGCTCCTTTTCTTTATCCAGAGCTAGAATGGGATTTCAGGCTTCCATTGGTGAAGAGCATAAATGTTAGTGGCCACAAGTATGGTCTTGTTTATGCAGGCATTGGTTGGGTTATTTGGAGAAGTCAAGAGGACTTGCCTCAAGAGCTTATCTTCAATATTAATTACCTTGGAGCAGACCAACCCACCTTTACCCTTAATTTTTCTAAAG GGTCTAGTCAGATTATTGCACAATATTATCAACTAGTTCACCTTGGCAGAGAG GGATACCAAAGAGTAATGGAAAAGTGCAAAGAAAATGCAATGGTGGTGAAACAAGGATTGGAGAAAACAGGGTGCTTTAACATACTCTCAAAGGACAATGGTGTTCCTTTGGTAGCCTTTTCTCTTAAGGACACAAGCCATGGTGACGAGTTCAAGATATCGGAGATGCTACGCCGCCTCCACGGTTGGGTTGTGCCGGCTTATCCAATGCCGTCCGGTGCGGAGCATGTCAATGTGCTCCGCGCGGTGGTTAGAGCCGAGTTTTCGCGCGAGATGGCCGAAAAACTCGTGCTGGACATAGAAAATGTGTTGCAAGAACTTGGGAAGCTTGGTCCCAAGTACACACCAAAAGTGACCAAAATTAAGAAAGACATTGCAAAGAGGAAAATCATTGTCCGAGAATCCAACAAGCATCACAAAGTCTTGGCAGCATAG
- the LOC112740966 gene encoding adenosylhomocysteinase produces MALLVDKTTSGREYKVKDMSQADFGRLEIELAEVEMPGLMSSRAEFGPSQPFKGARITGSLHMTIQTAVLIETLTALGAEVRWCSCNIFSTQDHAAAAIARDSAAVFAWKGETLQEYWWCTERSLDWGPSGGPDLIVDDGGDATLLIHEGVKAEEEYEKTGKLPDPSSTDNAEFQIVLTIIRDGLKTDPKKYHKMKERLVGVSEETTTGVKRLYQMQASGTLLFPAINVNDSVTKSKFDNLYGCRHSLPDGLMRATDVMIAGKVAVIAGYGDVGKGCAAAMKQAGARVIVTEIDPICALQALMEGFQVLTLEDILSEADIFVTTTGNKDIIMVSHMKKMKNNAIICNIGHFDNEIDMHGLETYPGVKRITIKPQTDRWVFPETNSGIIVLAEGRLMNLGCATGHPSFVMSCSFTNQVIAQLELWKEKGTGKYEKKVYVLPKHLDEKVASLHLGKLGAKLTRLSKDQADYISVPVEGPYKPAHYRY; encoded by the exons ATGGCGTTACTCGTCGATAAGACCACTAGTGGTAGAGAGTACAAAGTCAAGGACATGTCCCAGGCCGACTTCGGCCGCCTCGAGATCGAGCTGGCCGAAGTAGAAATGCCTGGGCTCATGTCCAGTCGGGCTGAGTTCGGCCCGTCACAGCCCTTCAAGGGAGCCCGCATCACCGGCTCCCTTCACATGACCATCCAGACAGCTGTCCTCATCGAGACTCTCACCGCTCTCGGCGCTGAGGTCCGCTGGTGCTCATGCAACATATTCTCCACGCAAGACCACGCCGCCGCCGCCATCGCTCGCGACTCCGCTGCCGTCTTCGCCTGGAAGGGCGAGACCCTCCAGGAGTACTGGTGGTGCACCGAGAGGTCCCTCGACTGGGGACCTTCCGGTGGCCCTGACCTCATCGTGGACGACGGTGGCGATGCCACGCTGCTCATCCACGAAGGGGTCAAGGCCGAGGAAGAGTACGAGAAGACGGGTAAGTTGCCTGACCCGTCTTCTACGGACAATGCGGAGTTCCAGATCGTGTTAACGATCATAAGAGATGGGTTGAAGACTGATCCCAAGAAGTACCATAAAATGAAAGAGAGGCTTGTTGGTGTGTCCGAGGAAACTACCACCGGTGTCAAGAGGTTGTACCAGATGCAAGCCAGTGGGACCCTCTTGTTCCCTGCCATCAATGTTAATGACTCTGTTACCAAGAGCAAG TTTGATAACCTCTACGGCTGCCGTCACTCTCTCCCTGATGGGCTGATGAGAGCCACCGACGTCATGATCGCCGGAAAGGTTGCCGTGATTGCCGGCTATGGAGATGTCGGAAAGGGCTGCGCCGCCGCAATGAAGCAGGCCGGGGCGCGCGTCATTGTGACTGAGATCGATCCCATATGCGCCCTCCAAGCTCTCATGGAAGGCTTCCAAGTCCTGACCCTTGAGGATATCCTCTCAGAAGCTGACATCTTTGTAACGACCACAG GTAACAAGGACATCATCATGGTGAGTCATatgaagaaaatgaagaacaatGCGATTATCTGCAACATTGGGCACTTCGACAATGAGATAGACATGCATGGACTTGAGACATACCCCGGGGTGAAGCGCATCACGATAAAGCCTCAGACTGACAGGTGGGTGTTCCCGGAGACGAACTCCGGCATCATCGTGTTGGCCGAAGGGCGTCTGATGAACCTTGGGTGCGCAACAGGGCACCCGAGTTTCGTGATGTCGTGTTCTTTCACAAACCAAGTGATTGCTCAGCTTGAACTTTGGAAGGAGAAGGGGACAGGCAAGTATGAGAAGAAGGTTTATGTTTTGCCCAAACACCTTGATGAGAAGGTTGCTTCTCTTCATCTTGGCAAGCTTGGCGCTAAACTCACAAGGCTTAGCAAAGATCAAGCTGATTACATTAGTGTGCCTGTTGAGGGTCCCTATAAGCCTGCTCATTATAGGTACTAA